The proteins below come from a single Treponema phagedenis genomic window:
- a CDS encoding phosphoglycerate kinase — protein sequence MIKTVKDIELKNKRIIMRVDFNVPMKDGVVQDDTRIVAALPTIKYILEQKPRSLVLMSHLGDPEKDAKKAAEKAAKDGKPFDKEAFINGKNRMKPVAEYLAKKLGSSVEFADSCMGQKSRIDALPESGVLMLENTRFHKEETAKELDAQRVLAKELASYGDVYVNDAFGTAHRAHASTATIAEFMKVKVGGFLMEKEVKYIEPMVKNPPKPMIAIIGGAKVSSKIGVLDSLLKNASALIIGGGMAYTFLKVQGHAIGKSLVEDDYLDTAKTLLENAKKQNVRIILPVDHVCAETFAADAKPVMVDGVDIPDNLMGMDVGAKTLALYQKEIAAAKSIVWNGPVGVFEFEAFSKGTSEVAHYVADATDKGAVSVVGGGDSVAAVNKFNLANRMSHVSTGGGASLEFLEGKTLPGIACLETK from the coding sequence ATGATTAAAACGGTAAAAGATATTGAGCTTAAAAATAAGCGTATTATTATGCGTGTTGATTTTAATGTGCCGATGAAAGACGGAGTGGTTCAGGATGATACCAGAATTGTTGCGGCATTGCCGACCATTAAATATATTCTTGAGCAGAAGCCGCGCTCACTGGTGTTGATGAGTCATCTTGGCGATCCCGAAAAGGATGCAAAGAAGGCTGCTGAAAAAGCGGCAAAAGACGGGAAGCCTTTTGATAAAGAGGCTTTTATTAACGGCAAAAACCGCATGAAGCCCGTTGCCGAGTATCTTGCAAAAAAGCTTGGCTCTTCCGTTGAGTTTGCAGATTCCTGTATGGGACAAAAGTCCCGCATAGATGCGCTGCCCGAAAGTGGCGTTTTGATGCTGGAAAATACCCGTTTCCATAAGGAGGAGACGGCGAAAGAACTTGATGCACAGCGTGTACTTGCAAAAGAGCTTGCAAGCTACGGCGATGTGTATGTAAACGATGCTTTTGGAACCGCGCACCGTGCCCATGCCTCAACCGCTACGATTGCGGAATTTATGAAGGTGAAGGTTGGCGGCTTTTTGATGGAGAAGGAAGTAAAATATATTGAACCAATGGTAAAAAATCCGCCCAAACCGATGATTGCCATTATCGGCGGCGCAAAGGTTTCTTCCAAAATCGGCGTGCTTGACAGTCTGTTAAAAAATGCCTCCGCTTTGATTATCGGCGGCGGTATGGCGTATACTTTTTTGAAAGTGCAGGGTCATGCAATCGGTAAATCGCTCGTAGAAGATGATTATTTGGATACGGCAAAAACGCTGCTGGAAAATGCAAAAAAGCAGAATGTTCGTATTATTTTGCCGGTTGACCATGTATGCGCGGAAACTTTTGCAGCCGATGCAAAACCCGTTATGGTTGACGGCGTGGATATTCCCGATAATCTGATGGGAATGGATGTCGGGGCAAAAACGCTTGCCTTATATCAAAAGGAAATTGCCGCGGCAAAATCCATTGTGTGGAACGGACCTGTTGGTGTGTTTGAGTTTGAAGCTTTTTCAAAAGGGACGTCCGAGGTTGCGCACTATGTTGCCGATGCAACCGATAAGGGCGCTGTCAGTGTGGTCGGCGGCGGAGATTCCGTTGCGGCGGTGAATAAGTTTAATCTTGCAAACCGTATGAGCCATGTATCAACCGGAGGAGGCGCCTCGCTTGAATTCCTTGAAGGGAAAACATTGCCGGGTATTGCCTGCCTCGAAACAAAATAA